A single genomic interval of Spirosoma taeanense harbors:
- a CDS encoding DinB family protein, whose product MKTHLIHLLNYELWANQRVIQALETLDNPPQRAVAIMGHILSAQQVWFSRVTKESTFVAIWEDTPVSWLRETAERQHDKIISYVNALAEPDLLQPVDYVTSRDQPYQNTLIDILTHMSHHAAYHRGQVVQLIRPMLTEAPVTDFIVWVRE is encoded by the coding sequence ATGAAAACGCACCTTATCCATCTGTTGAATTATGAACTCTGGGCAAATCAGCGGGTTATTCAGGCCCTCGAAACGCTTGACAACCCACCCCAGCGGGCAGTAGCTATTATGGGGCACATTCTGTCAGCGCAGCAGGTTTGGTTCAGCCGGGTAACTAAAGAATCTACGTTTGTCGCTATCTGGGAGGATACGCCCGTGAGCTGGCTGCGCGAAACCGCCGAGCGGCAGCACGACAAGATTATCAGCTACGTCAATGCGCTGGCGGAGCCGGATCTGCTTCAGCCGGTTGATTACGTAACCTCCAGAGATCAGCCCTACCAGAATACCCTCATCGACATTCTGACGCACATGAGTCATCACGCAGCCTACCACCGCGGGCAGGTGGTGCAGCTTATCCGCCCGATGCTGACTGAAGCGCCCGTTACGGATTTTATTGTCTGGGTGCGGGAGTAG